One stretch of bacterium DNA includes these proteins:
- a CDS encoding SDR family NAD(P)-dependent oxidoreductase → MTGEFAGKVVIVSGAAQGIGGVIVRRIAGEGARGVIADVDEERAEARVRELAELGCDVRFIRTDVRDSAQVNAMVDRVVEGCGRVDILVHGAGVGVHKKIVDLTDDEWDLQVDVQLRGAFVLSRAVGRRLIAQGQGGRIILIGSTSGNNARVTGGPHAASKAGEIQLARVMAMEMGPHGITVNVVSPGLTDISGISRSKQTPEYQRAFVAQVPIGRLATPDEIADAVLFFASDRARFVTGQVLCVDGGYSAGKLAVQGPSVDAFYGLMAKTP, encoded by the coding sequence ATGACCGGCGAGTTTGCGGGCAAGGTCGTGATCGTGTCGGGCGCGGCGCAGGGGATCGGCGGCGTGATCGTGCGGCGGATTGCCGGGGAGGGCGCCCGCGGCGTGATCGCCGACGTCGACGAGGAACGGGCGGAGGCGCGTGTCCGGGAGCTGGCCGAACTCGGCTGCGACGTCCGCTTCATCCGCACCGATGTCCGCGACAGCGCGCAGGTGAACGCCATGGTGGACCGCGTCGTGGAAGGCTGCGGGCGCGTCGATATTCTCGTGCACGGCGCCGGGGTGGGTGTGCACAAGAAGATCGTGGACCTGACCGACGACGAGTGGGATCTGCAGGTCGATGTCCAGCTGCGGGGCGCCTTTGTGTTGAGCCGGGCGGTCGGCCGCCGGCTGATCGCGCAGGGGCAGGGCGGGCGCATTATCTTGATCGGGTCGACGTCGGGAAACAACGCCCGCGTCACCGGCGGTCCTCACGCCGCGTCGAAGGCGGGCGAAATTCAACTGGCGCGGGTCATGGCCATGGAGATGGGGCCCCACGGCATCACCGTCAACGTCGTGTCCCCGGGGCTGACCGATATCTCCGGGATCTCGCGTTCGAAGCAGACGCCCGAGTATCAGCGCGCGTTCGTCGCGCAGGTGCCGATCGGGCGGCTCGCCACGCCGGACGAAATCGCCGACGCGGTCTTGTTTTTCGCGTCCGATCGCGCGCGCTTCGTGACAGGGCAGGTGCTCTGCGTCGACGGCGGCTACTCCGCCGGCAAACTGGCGGTGCAGGGCCCGAGCGTCGACGCCTTCTACGGGCTGATGGCCAAGACCCCGTAG
- a CDS encoding SDR family oxidoreductase — translation MMPPHKRVALVTGAARGLGWGIARAFGRAGTRVCVTDIDDNELARCGRDLAADGAEFQPYVFDVADLAEWRRVVKDVVDRWGRLDVVVHNAIYMPLVTFEATTPAEWWRQINVGLGGLFNCAHVAWNQMKAQGGGHIIGIASGSSIRGYREEIAYCAIKHGAEGFVKALSLEARACNIAVNAIGPGARIKPTRMTWAEYDRAPAEVRAGWADPVELGKAYVWLAAQPPGRFNGYRFDAAPLVRTLAREGADFEFAPEKVTLYPDDFRARQHWYEEQADQ, via the coding sequence ATGATGCCGCCGCACAAACGGGTGGCCCTCGTCACCGGCGCGGCGCGCGGCCTTGGCTGGGGAATCGCGCGGGCGTTTGGCCGCGCCGGAACGCGGGTGTGCGTGACCGATATCGACGACAACGAACTGGCGCGCTGCGGCCGGGACCTGGCCGCGGACGGCGCCGAGTTTCAGCCCTACGTCTTCGACGTCGCCGACCTCGCGGAGTGGAGGCGGGTGGTGAAGGACGTCGTCGATCGCTGGGGCCGATTGGACGTCGTGGTGCACAACGCGATCTACATGCCGCTCGTCACCTTCGAGGCAACCACGCCGGCGGAATGGTGGCGCCAGATCAACGTCGGTCTCGGCGGGCTGTTCAACTGCGCGCATGTGGCGTGGAATCAGATGAAGGCGCAGGGCGGGGGCCACATTATCGGCATCGCCAGCGGCTCGAGCATTCGCGGTTATCGGGAAGAGATCGCGTACTGCGCGATCAAGCACGGCGCCGAGGGATTCGTCAAGGCGCTGTCGCTCGAAGCCCGCGCCTGCAATATCGCCGTGAACGCGATCGGCCCCGGTGCCCGCATCAAGCCGACGCGCATGACCTGGGCGGAGTACGACCGGGCGCCGGCGGAGGTCCGAGCCGGCTGGGCCGACCCGGTCGAACTCGGCAAGGCCTACGTGTGGCTCGCCGCCCAGCCGCCCGGCCGGTTCAATGGATATCGCTTCGACGCCGCCCCGCTGGTCCGGACGCTCGCCCGCGAGGGAGCCGACTTTGAATTCGCGCCGGAGAAGGTCACGCTGTATCCGGACGATTTTCGAGCGCGCCAGCACTGGTACGAGGAGCAGGCCGACCAATGA
- a CDS encoding M14 family metallopeptidase, with translation MDTIYDALRWHEVQITGHAAARHIPLTYGEAGTAGPRATLIAGTHGDEGPWSALAIKMLCRNPRAKLTGRLRVIFTANALAAEVERRNSWIDSPNSLDLDALFPGNPEGSHSDRLAAVIAPLVADSDVVIDLHGGGTWCVNAFVKRFEGSEQLAADLGGPFISNAPNKKGGLTTYARSFGVKVANVEVGGRSSKEMYWAERNVKGLERALCNLGVLALDAPPAPAEKAVDVGPTKALRAKTGGIFVPALREEAVGTIVPIGTELGRILDLHTLAELQVFTAPYEQTAMMLLRPQICTVEGSALIYVAAEPV, from the coding sequence ATGGATACCATCTATGACGCGTTGCGCTGGCACGAAGTCCAAATCACCGGGCACGCCGCCGCACGGCACATCCCCCTCACGTACGGCGAAGCGGGGACGGCCGGTCCCCGCGCGACCCTCATCGCGGGAACGCATGGGGACGAAGGGCCCTGGTCCGCGCTGGCGATCAAGATGTTGTGCCGGAATCCGCGGGCGAAGCTCACCGGACGCCTGCGCGTCATCTTCACCGCCAACGCGCTCGCGGCCGAGGTCGAACGGCGCAATTCCTGGATCGATTCCCCCAACTCGCTCGACCTCGACGCCTTGTTTCCGGGCAACCCGGAAGGATCGCACTCCGACCGCCTCGCGGCCGTCATCGCCCCGCTGGTCGCGGACAGCGACGTGGTGATCGATCTGCACGGCGGGGGCACGTGGTGTGTCAACGCGTTCGTCAAACGATTTGAGGGCTCCGAGCAGCTTGCCGCCGACCTCGGGGGGCCGTTCATCAGCAACGCCCCGAACAAGAAAGGCGGGCTGACCACCTACGCGCGCTCGTTCGGCGTCAAAGTCGCCAACGTGGAGGTCGGCGGGCGTTCGAGCAAAGAAATGTATTGGGCCGAGCGCAACGTCAAAGGTCTCGAGCGCGCGCTCTGCAACCTCGGCGTCCTGGCGCTGGATGCCCCGCCTGCCCCCGCTGAGAAAGCCGTGGATGTGGGCCCGACGAAAGCGCTGCGCGCCAAGACGGGCGGGATTTTCGTGCCGGCATTGCGCGAAGAGGCCGTGGGCACGATCGTCCCGATCGGAACCGAGCTGGGCAGGATTCTCGACCTGCACACCCTTGCCGAGCTGCAGGTGTTCACCGCGCCGTACGAACAGACGGCGATGATGCTGCTGCGTCCGCAAATCTGCACCGTTGAGGGATCCGCGTTGATCTACGTCGCCGCAGAACCGGTCTAG
- a CDS encoding succinylglutamate desuccinylase/aspartoacylase family protein yields the protein MALITQPKVVPVATLASGAELQVVIHELRGQAGEGPTLGLSACLHGDEQVSTEILYRFLQQVEPARLKGRLLVVPVANPLAYEAITRHTPLDMQNLNRVFPGDGEGFLTHQLAEVLVAEFLSRVDYYVDLHAGGAHATVDYVYLANAENLSRAFGSTVLFRPPAGYGYQGSTASYTVGRGIPTVTVELGGGGIDQSDYVRRGVAGLINVMRQIGMLPEPPTAPPTQIVLNALTTLRPRAGGLLLPEVTTLHTEVPKGTVLGRTFSPYSFKELETLRAPFERSITVLIRPVPCRINPGDFGYMMGDLTTADGQ from the coding sequence GTGGCGTTGATCACCCAACCGAAGGTGGTTCCGGTGGCCACCCTGGCAAGCGGGGCCGAACTGCAGGTCGTGATCCATGAGCTCCGAGGACAGGCGGGCGAGGGGCCGACGCTCGGTCTCTCCGCATGTCTGCACGGCGACGAGCAGGTTTCGACCGAGATCCTCTACCGTTTCCTGCAACAAGTGGAACCGGCGCGGCTCAAAGGCCGGCTCCTGGTTGTGCCTGTCGCCAATCCGCTCGCCTACGAAGCCATCACACGGCACACGCCGCTCGACATGCAGAATCTGAACCGTGTGTTTCCCGGAGACGGCGAGGGGTTTCTGACGCACCAACTCGCGGAGGTGCTCGTGGCAGAGTTCCTCAGCCGGGTGGACTACTACGTTGATCTGCACGCAGGCGGCGCGCACGCCACGGTTGACTACGTGTATCTCGCGAACGCGGAGAACTTGTCGAGGGCGTTCGGCTCGACGGTGCTGTTCCGGCCGCCGGCCGGATACGGCTACCAAGGCTCCACGGCGTCCTACACGGTGGGGCGAGGAATCCCGACGGTCACGGTGGAGCTGGGAGGCGGAGGCATCGACCAGTCCGACTACGTGCGGCGCGGGGTGGCCGGTCTCATCAACGTGATGCGGCAGATCGGGATGCTCCCCGAACCGCCCACCGCGCCCCCGACGCAGATCGTCCTCAACGCCCTCACGACCCTGCGGCCACGTGCCGGCGGCCTGTTGCTGCCGGAGGTCACGACACTCCACACGGAGGTTCCCAAAGGGACCGTTTTGGGCCGTACGTTCAGTCCGTATTCCTTCAAGGAGCTGGAAACACTCCGGGCGCCCTTCGAACGCAGTATCACCGTCCTCATCCGGCCCGTCCCCTGCCGCATCAATCCCGGGGACTTTGGGTACATGATGGGCGATCTGACGACCGCAGACGGGCAGTGA
- a CDS encoding ABC transporter permease, which yields MAVTARSRAVPRAGLGAARRLRARHVPAAALGIAAAVIVATGIFAPVLAPADPNTLNLAQAFKPPSAGVWFGTDETGRDILSRTIWGTRVSLAAAGMVLLISMVLGILIGSVAGYRGGVIDDILMRLADLFLAFPGLVLAIAITAALGPSLRNAVIAVAIVWWPTYARLIRSRVLTVKAMLYIEAAHAVGVSDAKILFRHVLPQCWGIIVSRMTVDVGYAILLTASLSFLGLGSQPPTAEWGSMIATSRPYFFSYWWTVTFPGLAMFVTVLVFSFFGDVLYETFGIKGGRQM from the coding sequence ATGGCGGTCACGGCGCGTAGCCGCGCGGTTCCCCGCGCCGGCCTCGGCGCCGCGAGGCGCTTGCGGGCAAGGCACGTCCCGGCCGCGGCGCTGGGGATCGCCGCGGCGGTCATCGTCGCCACCGGTATTTTCGCACCCGTGCTGGCCCCGGCGGATCCCAATACCCTGAACCTCGCGCAGGCGTTCAAGCCGCCGTCGGCGGGTGTGTGGTTTGGAACCGATGAGACCGGCCGAGACATCCTCAGCCGGACGATCTGGGGCACTCGGGTCTCGCTCGCCGCCGCCGGTATGGTCCTGCTGATCTCCATGGTGCTCGGGATCTTGATCGGGTCGGTCGCCGGGTACCGGGGCGGGGTCATCGACGACATCCTGATGCGCCTCGCCGATCTGTTCCTGGCGTTCCCAGGCCTGGTGCTCGCGATCGCGATTACCGCCGCTCTCGGCCCGAGCCTGCGCAACGCCGTGATCGCGGTCGCGATCGTCTGGTGGCCCACGTACGCGAGGTTGATTCGCAGCCGCGTGCTGACCGTGAAAGCGATGCTCTATATCGAGGCGGCGCACGCGGTTGGCGTCTCCGATGCGAAAATCCTCTTTCGGCACGTGCTGCCGCAGTGCTGGGGCATCATCGTGTCCCGGATGACGGTGGACGTCGGCTACGCCATCCTGCTGACCGCGAGCCTGAGTTTTCTGGGATTGGGCAGCCAGCCGCCGACGGCGGAGTGGGGAAGCATGATTGCCACGTCACGTCCGTACTTCTTCTCCTACTGGTGGACGGTGACGTTTCCCGGTTTGGCGATGTTTGTGACCGTCCTTGTCTTCAGTTTTTTCGGCGACGTCCTGTACGAGACGTTTGGAATCAAAGGGGGACGGCAAATGTAG
- a CDS encoding ABC transporter permease: protein MSWRFLIARGAWAVIVLLGITAMTFCLTRLIPGDPARAAAGPEASAEAVETLRKSMGLDRPLAAQYVSYLRDLASFNFGRSIQTQRPVHEDLDVYLPATAELAVVVMIVYTACSIAFGIIAAVNPGRPGDYVIRALSVAGVALPSFWLGMLLQFAFYRQLGWLPATGRLDPLVSPPVRMTGLYLVDGVMTANWPAVWSAAGHLALPVVATVASRLGVGVKLTRTIMLEVLGEDYIRTAHSKGLSGFLVVYRHGLKNALIPIITTLGMQFSALLGGTVIVEVVFGWPGIGRYAVGSIKTLDFPAIMSVTVVLAVAFLVMSVLVDALYLWLDPRIKYQ, encoded by the coding sequence ATGTCGTGGCGGTTTCTGATTGCACGCGGTGCCTGGGCGGTGATTGTGCTGCTCGGCATTACCGCGATGACGTTTTGTCTGACACGGCTGATTCCCGGCGATCCCGCCCGGGCCGCCGCGGGCCCCGAGGCGAGCGCCGAGGCCGTTGAGACGCTCAGAAAGTCGATGGGGCTGGACCGGCCGCTCGCCGCCCAGTACGTTTCGTACCTGCGCGACCTGGCGTCCTTCAACTTTGGCCGCTCCATTCAGACCCAGCGGCCAGTGCACGAAGATCTGGACGTGTACCTTCCCGCGACCGCCGAACTGGCGGTCGTCGTCATGATCGTCTATACAGCCTGTTCGATCGCCTTCGGCATCATCGCCGCGGTCAACCCGGGGCGACCCGGCGATTACGTGATTCGAGCGCTCAGCGTCGCGGGAGTCGCACTGCCGTCGTTCTGGCTCGGCATGCTGCTCCAATTTGCGTTCTACCGCCAGCTCGGCTGGCTGCCGGCGACGGGCCGGCTCGATCCGTTGGTGTCGCCTCCGGTCCGGATGACCGGCCTGTATCTGGTGGACGGCGTCATGACCGCGAACTGGCCGGCGGTGTGGTCCGCGGCCGGCCACCTTGCGCTGCCCGTTGTCGCCACCGTCGCCTCCCGGTTAGGGGTCGGGGTGAAGCTCACCCGGACGATCATGTTGGAGGTGCTCGGAGAAGATTACATCCGCACGGCGCACAGCAAGGGGTTGTCCGGCTTCTTGGTGGTCTATCGGCACGGGCTAAAAAACGCGCTCATTCCCATCATCACCACGCTCGGGATGCAGTTCAGTGCTCTGCTCGGCGGCACGGTGATCGTGGAGGTCGTCTTCGGGTGGCCGGGGATCGGGCGCTACGCCGTCGGATCGATCAAGACCCTGGACTTCCCCGCCATCATGAGCGTCACTGTCGTGCTGGCCGTAGCGTTTCTCGTCATGAGCGTGCTCGTGGACGCGCTCTACCTATGGCTGGACCCGCGAATCAAATATCAGTGA
- a CDS encoding ABC transporter substrate-binding protein, whose protein sequence is MPTRPTSAQGRGNILNVALQFYAETFDPAIGVAGPHYRIFVNTYEGLVEYQRGTANLMPALATSWTISPDLTVYTFKLRSNVKFHDGSTLDAEAVKRSFDRVKKIAQGPAIFLRQMKEIDIVDPMTVRVTLLQPSATFIYGLSKIFVHGKAHAADADDGRAWFAANINGTGPFAVSQAEKNQFIALRRHSPYWKGWPAQHVDGVLIRIVPDAGTQKLMLARGEVDMMNLYSIGPDEPPENLAKLPGVKLVKSPTYRTFFYPMNVQKPNSPLRDKRVRKAFALAFNYDALRDVYYGNEQVPNGFLAPGFVGYDRARPKVGRDVAAARKLLAEAGYARGLETALDVNQEEEQGRKMGLIFQQSLKEIGVNASLLYSPPPGVFYAQIAKLETAPLSGPHLTQSPLTADAGSYIRQIFGSDSAGKPYNFAWYQNPEVDRRLDAAERERDPNKRIALWRQAESLVIDDQPVVFLAFATPIVEPVRERVMNYLYHPFDYSGVFQFYPVWLS, encoded by the coding sequence GTGCCGACTCGGCCGACATCAGCCCAGGGCCGCGGCAATATCTTGAACGTCGCGCTGCAGTTCTACGCGGAGACGTTTGATCCAGCGATCGGCGTCGCCGGCCCTCATTACCGCATCTTTGTCAACACGTACGAGGGGTTGGTCGAGTACCAGCGTGGGACGGCGAACCTCATGCCTGCCCTCGCCACCTCATGGACGATCTCGCCGGACCTCACCGTCTACACGTTCAAGCTTCGTTCAAACGTGAAATTCCACGATGGGTCCACCCTGGACGCGGAAGCCGTCAAGCGCTCGTTCGACCGGGTCAAGAAGATCGCGCAGGGCCCGGCGATTTTCCTCCGCCAGATGAAGGAAATCGACATCGTCGATCCGATGACCGTGCGGGTGACACTGCTCCAGCCGTCGGCGACCTTCATCTACGGCCTGTCCAAGATATTCGTGCACGGCAAGGCGCACGCCGCGGACGCCGACGACGGCCGGGCGTGGTTCGCGGCGAACATCAACGGCACGGGACCGTTCGCCGTGTCGCAGGCTGAGAAGAACCAGTTCATCGCCCTGCGGCGGCACTCCCCGTACTGGAAGGGTTGGCCCGCCCAGCATGTCGACGGCGTGCTGATTCGCATCGTGCCCGACGCCGGCACGCAGAAGCTCATGCTCGCCCGCGGCGAAGTCGACATGATGAACCTGTACTCGATCGGTCCGGACGAGCCGCCCGAGAACCTGGCCAAGCTTCCAGGGGTCAAACTGGTGAAGAGTCCGACCTACCGGACGTTCTTCTACCCGATGAATGTGCAAAAACCGAACTCGCCGCTCCGCGACAAACGGGTCAGGAAGGCGTTCGCACTCGCGTTCAACTACGACGCGCTGCGGGACGTCTACTACGGCAACGAGCAGGTGCCGAACGGGTTCCTTGCGCCCGGGTTTGTCGGGTACGATCGGGCACGGCCGAAAGTCGGACGGGATGTAGCCGCGGCGCGGAAGCTGCTGGCCGAGGCCGGTTACGCGCGGGGCCTGGAAACCGCACTCGACGTGAACCAAGAAGAAGAGCAGGGGCGCAAGATGGGGCTCATTTTTCAGCAATCCCTCAAGGAGATCGGCGTCAACGCGAGCCTTCTCTACTCGCCGCCGCCCGGCGTGTTTTACGCGCAGATCGCCAAGCTCGAGACGGCCCCGCTCTCCGGGCCCCACCTGACGCAGTCCCCGCTGACCGCCGACGCGGGCAGCTACATTCGCCAAATCTTCGGCAGCGACAGCGCGGGGAAACCTTATAACTTTGCCTGGTACCAGAACCCCGAGGTGGATCGCCGTCTCGATGCGGCGGAACGGGAGCGCGATCCCAACAAGCGGATCGCACTGTGGCGCCAGGCGGAGAGCCTCGTGATCGACGATCAGCCCGTGGTCTTTTTGGCCTTCGCGACGCCGATCGTCGAGCCGGTCCGGGAGCGCGTCATGAACTATCTGTATCATCCCTTCGATTACAGCGGGGTCTTTCAGTTCTACCCTGTGTGGTTGAGCTGA
- a CDS encoding DUF1801 domain-containing protein: protein MKSLMTVKKKERTSHQGDWRGKTLSRFRALIKQADPEAVEERKWKKPSNPAGVPVWSHDGIICTGETYKNHVRLTFAKGASLKDPNGLFNAGLEGNLLRAIVIHEGDEIDEKAFRTLIRAAVTLNESLRRQKSRSARTRIAGVNLPAIASTAARGGVAPRRPNY from the coding sequence ATGAAGAGTTTGATGACGGTGAAGAAAAAGGAGCGCACCTCGCACCAAGGCGACTGGCGTGGAAAGACGCTGTCGCGGTTTCGCGCGCTCATCAAGCAAGCCGACCCCGAAGCGGTCGAGGAGCGGAAATGGAAGAAGCCGTCGAACCCCGCTGGAGTTCCGGTCTGGTCTCACGACGGGATCATTTGCACCGGCGAGACCTACAAGAACCACGTGAGGCTGACCTTCGCCAAGGGAGCTTCTCTCAAGGACCCGAACGGCCTCTTCAACGCCGGCCTCGAAGGCAATCTCTTGCGCGCCATTGTCATCCATGAGGGAGACGAGATTGACGAGAAGGCTTTCAGGACGCTGATTCGTGCAGCGGTGACCCTGAACGAGAGCCTTCGAAGACAAAAAAGCAGAAGCGCAAGAACGAGGATTGCAGGCGTGAACCTTCCTGCCATCGCATCCACCGCGGCCCGAGGAGGGGTTGCTCCACGTCGCCCGAACTACTGA